In Raphanus sativus cultivar WK10039 chromosome 5, ASM80110v3, whole genome shotgun sequence, the following proteins share a genomic window:
- the LOC130512343 gene encoding aspartic proteinase 36-like: MSHRRITILGDLVLKDKVVVYDLVRQRIGWAEYDCSQEVNVSATRGGRSKDVISTGQWRESSSKSSYTSDYYYLLLLHVVFLLHLRNFRFL, translated from the exons ATGTCGCATCGCCGTATAACAATTCTCGGTG ATTTGGTTCTTAAAGACAAAGTGGTGGTCTACGATCTTGTCCGCCAACGGATAGGATGGGCAGAATACGACT GTTCTCAGGAGGTGAACGTTTCAGcgacaagaggaggaagaagcaaAGACGTAATAAGCACAGGGCAGTGGAGAGAGAGTAGTTCAAAGAGTAGTTATACAAGTGATTATTATTACTTGCTCTTGTTACATGTAGTTTTCCTTCTCCATCTTCGGAACTTCCGCTTCTTGTAG
- the LOC108856200 gene encoding UDP-D-apiose/UDP-D-xylose synthase 2, with product MANGADRLDLDGRPIKPMTICMIGAGGFIGSHLCEKLMNETPHKVLALDVYNDKIKHLLEPDTSRWAERIQFHRINIKHDSRLEGLVKMADLTINLAAICTPADYNTRPLDTIYSNFIDALPVVKYCSENNKRLIHFSTCEVYGKTIGSFLPKDHPLRQDPDFYVLKEDTSPCIFGSIEKQRWSYACAKQLIERLVYAEGAENGLEFTIVRPFNWIGPRMDFIPGIDGPSEGVPRVLACFSNNLLRREPLKLVDGGESQRTFIYIKDAIEAVLLMIENPERANGHIFNVGNPNNEVTVRQLAEMMTEVYSKVSGETAIESPTIDVSSKEFYGEGYDDSDKRIPDMTIINRQLGWNPKTSLWDLLESTLTYQHRTYAEAVKKATSKPVAS from the exons ATGGCGAACGGAGCCGATCGATTGGATCTGGACGGGAGGCCGATCAAGCCGATGACGATATGCATGATCGGCGCCGGTGGATTCATCGGCTCTCACCTCTGCGAGAAGCTCATGAACGAGACTCCGCACAAGGTCCTCGCGCTCGACGTCTACAACGACAAGATCAAGCACTTGCTGGAGCCTGATACTTCTCGGTGGGCCGAGCGGATCCAGTTCCACCGCATCAACATCAAGCACGATTCCAGACTCGAGGGACTCGTCAAGATGGCAGATCTG ACGATCAATCTAGCTGCGATCTGTACGCCGGCGGATTACAATACGCGTCCTCTTGACACTATCTACAGCAATTTCATCGATGCTCTCCCTGtg GTTAAGTACTGCTCTGAGAACAACAAGCGTTTGATTCACTTCTCCACTTGTGAAGTCTATGGCAAAACTATAGGAAGCTTTCTTCCCAAGGATCATCCTCTGCGTCAG GATCCTGATTTTTATGTACTCAAAGAAGATACATCCCCTTGCATATTTGGTTCTATTGAGAAGCAGAGGTGGTCTTATGCTTGCGCCAAGCAACTTATTGAGAGACTTGTCTACG CTGAGGGTGCTGAAAACGGACTTGAGTTCACCATTGTTAGACCTTTTAACTGGATTGGACCTAGGATGGATTTCATCCCTGGCATTGATGGTCCTAGCGAGGGTGTTCCTCGTGTCCTAGCATGCTTTAGCAAC AACCTTCTGCGGCGAGAGCCTCTCAAGCTTGTGGATGGTGGAGAATCACAGAGAACCTTCATCTACATCAAAGATGCTATTGAAGCTGTCCTTTTGATGATT GAAAATCCAGAGAGAGCAAATGGGCATATCTTCAATGTAGGCAACCCAAACAACGAAGTGACAGTAAGACAACTTGCTGAAATGATGACTGAG GTCTACTCAAAAGTGAGTGGAGAGACGGCGATTGAGAGTCCAACGATAGACGTGAGCTCCAAAGAATTTTATGGAGAAGGTTATGATGACAGCGACAAGAGAATCCCAGACATGACCATCATAAACCGTCAACTTG GATGGAACCCGAAGACGTCTCTCTGGGACTTGCTGGAGTCGACCTTAACTTACCAGCATAGGACCTATGCGGAAGCTGTTAAGAAGGCCACTTCAAAACCAGTCGCATCTTAG